The Zerene cesonia ecotype Mississippi chromosome 19, Zerene_cesonia_1.1, whole genome shotgun sequence genome has a window encoding:
- the LOC119834725 gene encoding barrier-to-autointegration factor, with product MSSTSQKHRNFVAEPMGEKPVTDLAGVGEVLGKRLETAGFDKAYVVLGQFLVLKKDRELFQEWMKETCNANSKQSTDCYQCLKDWCDEFL from the exons ATGTCTAGCACATCTCAAAAACATAGAAACTTTGTAGCAGAGCCTATGGGAGAAAAACCCGTAACCGATTTGGCTGGAGTTGGAGAAGTGTTAGGGAAACGACTAGAAACTGCTGGATTCGATAAG gcCTATGTAGTTTTAGGACAGTTTCTGGTTCTTAAAAAAGACCGTGAATTATTTCAAGAATGGATGAAAGAAACTTGCAATGCCAACTCAAAACAATCTACAGACTGTTATCAGTGTTTGAAAGACTGGTGTGATGAATTCTTGTAA